From the genome of Hippoglossus stenolepis isolate QCI-W04-F060 chromosome 13, HSTE1.2, whole genome shotgun sequence:
CAGCTAGGAGAAGACTCCACGGTTCAGACCTGTAAAGTTCAACACATATTCCCATAGGCATATAACCCCCATGTTCCGTCGCTATGTGTGAACTGTATAACTGGACTGAACTGTAACAGCAGGTTACATGTGTCCGCTGTTCTGTCCCCATCTGGTGTCACTGTTGTTGTTAACCTTGAAGACATGAAGGCAGCGGACTGTTGTGTTCACTTCTCtatatgataataattataatagtgATGAAGGTGATGTTACTGATGTGAAGAGAGAAGGTTTCTTCAGCAGGACGACCAGGGTTCACATTCCTGCCTGAAGTGTCCTGATAGACTGATtagaccccgttcagacctgggaCTAACATTCATGCTGAGTGATCTGattaaaagtgatttaaaagttcAAGTCTGAATGCATCCTGAGATTCGATCACTCAAACTACAGGATGTTGTATGGGACGCATATGGCCACATTTTATTTGCTGTAGGAAAGATCTATCCTGTTTGAAGGGGGAGGAGTTGTGTTGATTGtcatgtttctatttgtttaCTCATGATCGTACTCTCTGCCTTCTTCACAGATACGGCCTACTGAAGTCTGCATCACCTAAGTTACGTTTAACAAGGACAGAATCGTGACATGGCGTCTCGCCTCCTCAAGTACGCAGTGCTTCTTCAGAAGTACCGCACCCCGCTGCTCGTGGTGAGCTGTGGCGGAGTGTTTGCAGCCAATATGTTCTACCATGTCTTCCCTGACAAGTCCTACCGCCCGCTGTACCAGGCCTGGTACAAAGGAGAGCCAGTCACACTGTCGGAAAAGCTAGAGCGGGTTTTCCAgcaggtacagtgtgtgtgtatgtgtgtgtttgcataatTTATTGagactttttgtttctttgttttatctctctTCTCAAGGtcacatttttgtcattttgattagatttgtaaaattatttacAGGTGTTGCAGAAGATCCAAAAGATGTTACAGAGCTAAATATTAGCACAATGTCTATGTCTGTTTTTAGTACTAATTCATAACATTTGCAACAGTTATACAGTTTGTAAGGGAAAATTAATAGAGAAAAATTAAAGCATTTTTAGTTGCACACAGATGGTACATAGTTAACTGACAAAAGATTTTTACAATTGCAGTGACATTTCATTGTACTTGTCATTTGTAGGTGTTAAAGGATTATGGTATCAGCTCAGCCAAGAATTTCTCCTCCTTCGCCTCCTTTGGGTTCCATCCTGTCGCCGCCGGTGTCCCTTGGCTTCCTGCAGGGGCACAGATTGGCATCCCAGCAAACTTCAACAGCACCGCCGATGACTTAAGTGGCATCACCAACCGCAGCATTTTCATCAACGGCAAAACGGTGGACTGGAGCAGTGATACCGGCTCTGCGCTAAAAGGGGCCCTGGTGTTTTCCCTGGAGGCACAGAAGTTTGCCATAGCACGGGAGGTGGCCCGTTTGCAGTCCGGAGGACCTGTTCTGAATGCTGCTGTGGCCCCGTTCTGCCTGGGCGGGGTTTGGGTGTACAGTGTCCTTCTGAAGCAGGTGTTCGGGCTCCACGCCGGGCCTCTGCTGTTTCGCGGCGCCGCAAATGTTATGGCGCTCGGCCTTGGTGCCGTGTCTTACCTCCTCACCTCGGATGCTGTCAGCCAGTGGATTGACTACAGCTCAGACAGACGTGCGGCCAGGTTGTCACGTGATTATGCGAAAGGAGGGGTAGAGTTTTATGATAAGATTCTGTGCAGAAACAAAACTTTGCGCACTCTGATGGGTCAGAAGGGAGAGGAGATGTATGCTTCCAGTGGAAACTTGTTTCCTGCTCACCTCcttcagctgaaacacacatcGTACACATCGAGGAGGGAAGGGATCCTCACtctgctcaaagaggagaaagtTTGAAAAGAGACAGGAGGGGGGCTGTTGTGATTAGAATTAAAATCAATGTCACCAGGGCTCACAGGAACAACTGTATTGATTAATGTGAATTGTAAATGTCTCTGTATAGACTGTAGAGACCTACGAGAGTCTCTTAGCTCTTTTTAGAAGTAACAAACAGGCCAAATAAATTATTATGCTTCTCgttctgtgtattttctgttataTTTTATGAATCCAGAATCCTGTTTGGAATGATTTTCCTCCAAAATtagaaagacattttgtttacatttcgTTTGGTATCTAGCCATTTTATTATCCaaagtaatgttttttaaactagTATTGTAAAAGAAACTCCATTCTAAATATTGTTCATTCATCAAAACCTGAAACCTGTGAAATCTGCTCCTCCATCAGTTGGTAGTTTCTCTACTAAGAAATAATCATGCAGCACTGGAAGCTTCCTGTTGCACACCATGGGCCCACATTTGGTCGTGCTGTTACAGCATCTGAATCATCCTCGTGTACAGTATCACTCAATGAAAGGCCAGAAAAACCCATTATGGAACAAAACATGTTGAGTGTCTGGGGAATGGACGAGCACTTAAAAAAGCACTGTACAGTTGGGGTATGGCAGAAATGTGGAGCCTTATCAAAGCAGAGAATCCTCTCACAAAGAAGCAGCTGTTTGTAATGTTGAAAGAAGCCTCGATAATCCCAATATGAAGCTGGGTAATGTAGCGTGTTCCCAGTACGCTTGTATAAAAGCTCCAAATTTCTTTAGTTTGTCCTTATATAAATAGATAATCTAACAACATCACTGTCATCAAGACGACTGTTCTTTCAGCTCAGGCCTCGAATAACCTTTACTGAGAGAAACACTCTATGTACCCACACATCATTTGCATGACCCGAACTAATTTGTTGGGTGATAATAATCTTAATATGCAGCTTATTATGACGCAGAGCTGCTCATATACTGTAGAACCCGAGTTCCCTTAGGTCGTCCGTCTGCATATTAACAAGGTTCAGATACGgtgttttaattacatttctaaTCTTGTACCCGGTGGATTGAACTAAATATAGAGGCCTGTAATTAATAGTGTTGCAGGCAGACATACATTGACACTTTTTACATCATTGTCCTCAGGGACACTGTTTAATAGAAATAATTGTGTTTGCCTGTTTGCCTGAGTAACTCGACTGTTGTTAACAGAGACAGCTCGGCCATGGTGTTCTCTGACAGGGAGAACTCCTTTACATGTGTGCCTTTGAGCAAGATACTGGATTTGTTATATATCCATGCTTATGCAGCAGATGGGGAACTTTCTGCAACCTTCATtttgaaactttttttcccttgaTGAACTAATTATTCTCATTGTTTCAAATCAATCCACTTATCATCATAACATGCTGGGGAAAAAGTTGGAAATGAAAAGTTGGGAGAAAAAAGGAACGTTCCCGTCAAGaataagacaaataaatcaaagtgttGGCTGGATGTTTAGTTTTACTTCATCATTTCCACGACCACAAAGTGGCTTTTGAGATGTGCATATGAACAACACTGGGCTTATTGTCCCGCTCTCGCCGCTCCGCTTCATCTGCTTACTTCATTGTTTGCCCCTCAGATTCAACTGCACAATGGACCATTGTTTGTTGTAGTGTAGGCTGTTTCTTTCAGGAGCCACTAGAGGTCAGTACAGCCCACATTACCACTCCCACAATTTGCTaccatgtttattttacagtgtcCATGAATGACAGATCCATTCAATGTGAATGGGTCGAGTTGGACTGGAAGTGAAAGGATATCAATTATTAATTCAGAAATTCTGCCATTTATTGAGACAGatattttctaaatgaaattcaagttaaaaatactgtctctctctctctctctctctctctctctctctctctctctctctctctctctctgtgtgtgtgtgtgtgtgtgtacttgtttttgttaattattCTGGACCACAAATGAGGAAAGACTTAATTTCTGAGCTCCTGCTTAAGGTTAGGGTTCTGAATTGTGggtaggttaaggttagggttaggcatgaacTGGTCATCTCTAAGGTTAAAGGATGATGgtatataataatgataatacttaaatagcacttttcaaaacacattaaCCAGATGTTTTACAGGTGAAAGGTTAGGGAGGCCGGTGAGTGTCCTCACTGAGATGGAAGTccaaggttgtgtgtgtgtgtgtgtgtgtgtgtgtgtgtgtgtgcgtgtgtgtatgtgtgtgtgtgtgtgtgtgtgtgtgtgtgtgtatgtgtgtgtgtgttatgagcAGTAGGCAGCTGCAAATGTCCTACAGCTCTTGTGGCCAAATTAattcaacctttattttattAGTGTATTATCATTGAGTAATGGTTTGGCCCCA
Proteins encoded in this window:
- the tmem177 gene encoding transmembrane protein 177, with product MASRLLKYAVLLQKYRTPLLVVSCGGVFAANMFYHVFPDKSYRPLYQAWYKGEPVTLSEKLERVFQQVLKDYGISSAKNFSSFASFGFHPVAAGVPWLPAGAQIGIPANFNSTADDLSGITNRSIFINGKTVDWSSDTGSALKGALVFSLEAQKFAIAREVARLQSGGPVLNAAVAPFCLGGVWVYSVLLKQVFGLHAGPLLFRGAANVMALGLGAVSYLLTSDAVSQWIDYSSDRRAARLSRDYAKGGVEFYDKILCRNKTLRTLMGQKGEEMYASSGNLFPAHLLQLKHTSYTSRREGILTLLKEEKV